Below is a window of Caldichromatium japonicum DNA.
ATCCTGGTTATGCGAGCGCCTGGGGTGTACATGGGAAAGCGACGCGGACCCCCATCCGCGCGAGACCCATCTGCTCAGTCTCGATAGCAGCCAGGCGCGGCTGCATCTGGGCTGGGCCCCACACTGGTCCCTGGAGAAAGCCCTGGAACAGACCCTTGCCTGGTATCAGGCCTGGCGCAGAGGGGCCGATATGCAGGCACTCAGCCGGCAACAGATCCGTGACTATCAGGCATCCCAGACCCCGCTCTCGCAAACCAGGGCAAGCCGGATGGCCAACCCAAGCGAGACATCATGAACAAGATCGCGCCTGCCTGCCCATCGCGGGCGATCCTGTTGGTGGATAACGGCTCAAGCCGCCCCGAATCCACCCTGAGCCTACGCCGGATCGCCAGCCAGCTGGCGGTACGGATCGGCCAACCGGTGCAGCCCGTTTCGCTGCTGCATGCCGAGTGCATCCCCGCCGCCCAGCTCGGCGGTCAGCCCGCCGAGATCCTTGAAGCTGCCTTGCACCGTCTGCTGTACGATGGGGTACGGGAACTCATCATCCTCCCGCTCTTCTTCGGGCGTAGCGCTGCCCTGACCCAATTCATCCCCGAGATGGTCAGCCGCCTAGTCGCCCAGCGAGGTCCAGTCGAGCTGACCATCGCCCCTGAGCTCTGTCCCTTGCCTCCAGGCGAGCCCCTGCTGGTTGAGATCCTAGCCGACCAGGTCGGGGCAACGATGCAAGCGGCGGGGATCATCCCCCAGCGGGTGGTGCTGGTCGATCATGGCTCGCCGCTTCCCCAAGTGACAGCGGTACGCCACTGGCTTGCTGGAAGATTGCGCCTGCGCTTCTCTGCGCAGACCGAGCTCATCGAGGCCGTGATGGAGCGCCGCCCCGGGCCGGAATATGACTTTAATGGCCCCTTGCTCGAGGAGATACTCGAGAGGCTCGCCGCGCAGGACGCCCAAATACCGATCGTCCTGGCGATGCTCTTTATCTCTCCAGGGCGCCATGCCGGACCCCATGGAGACATCGCCCAGATCTGTGCCCGGATCAAGGCGCGTCATCCCAGCTTGCCCATTCTGATCTCGCCTTTGGTCGGTGAGCACCCGACCCTGATCGAGATCCTCGCCCAACGCTTTGCCGCGCTCTAGGCGCTGGCGGCTAGGATAAGATCCCGCACCTCAAGAGCGACCTCAAGCGCCCTCAGTCCTGCCTCGCCATCGACGACTGGCTGCCCACCGGTACGCACTACTCGCACAAAATCGGCAAGCTCGAGATCCAAGGGTTTGACGGGTTCGATCTGCAGGCGCTGGCGCAGGATCTCTGGACGACTGCCGCCGGTTACGGGATGCAATTCAGCAACATCCAAGGTCTGTTTAATGAAGTCGAGCGATAGATAGCCGCAGGGTTGGAAGACGCGAAAGCGCCTTGTAGTCTGATCCGAGACCCGGCTTGCCACCAGGTTGGCCACCGCACCATTGGCAAACTCGATCCGCGCATTGGCGATATCGATGTGCTCGGTCAACACCGCTGCACCAATGGCCGAGATGCGATGGATGGGGGTCCCAACCAGGCTCAGGATGATATCGAGGTCATGGATCATCAGGTCTGAGACCACATCCACATCGGTCGCGCGCTCAGAGAAGCTGCCCATGCGCTGGGCCTCGATATAGCGCGGGGTGGTGATCCGTTGGGCGAGAGCCATGACCCCGGCATTGAAGCGCTCGACATGACCGATTTGCAGGATCGCCCCGTGTTTACGCGCCAGGGCGACGATCATCTCGCCCTCGGTGCGGGTCGCAGCGATGGGCTTTTCAAGCAAAACAGCCACACCCTGCTCCAAGAAAGGCCGGGCAACCGAGAGATGCGCGGTCGTAGGAACGACCACGCTGACGGCATCGACCCGATCGATGAGCACCCCCGGGTCGCCATACACTGGACAACCCACCTCGGCGGCAACTGCAGCAGCGCGCCCGGCATCGGTATCGACGATGCCGACGAGCTCGACCTCAGGCAGACGCGAATAGATCAGGGCATGGAAACGGCCCAGATAACCGACGCCGATGACCGCTACGCGCAATCGCTCGACCTGGAGAGATGCCGCCACCGGCATGGGCCTTCGCTTTTCAGCTGCCGACGCCGGCGGCTGTAGTGAGGCTTGGTTGGACCGCCATCTCGCCCCGATCGGCGGGGACGAGGAAGAGGAGCTGATAACTGATGGTTGCAGTCAATCCCAGAAACACAAAGACCATCAACAACATCAGTGGATCGGGCCTCCGGCGAAGCCGCTTCCGATACATCATCCCGCCGACCTCTAAAACCAATCAGACTCTGTCTATATTCTACCGCGAACCCCGCCCCCGACAAGGCGACACGCCTTGGCCTATCAGGGCAATCGCAGGAATGTTGAGATTGTAGAGATCTTAAGATCGTTGTTCACGCGCAAGGTATGACTAGTGGCTATTCACTGGGGGGCACCTCGAATAACCCACTATTTTGATGGGACCCGGTCAAAGCGCGATGCCACTGACTGAATCCGGCTCAACTTCCTCAACAAATCGCTGCTTTTTCAAGCAGCGTTGCCCGGTTTTTACCCCGAAGTGGGCGGTGGCCATTCGGCCCATGTTGGGCGTTATGCGGGCACGATGCCCACTCGCTGGAAGAACGCCAGTCGCTTCAGATTGTAGCAGGCCGCCATCATCGTCATCGCAAAGTTGGCACGCGCTTGACCAATGGTGCGGATCAGTTTGCCGCCCATCTGCGCAATGGCCGCAAACACATGTTCAACACAGGCTCGTGTCTTCGCAATGCCATGGTTGCGCCGCTGCTGCGCTTCAGACAGCGGCTTGTTCCGATAGCCGTTCGCTTTCAGCCAGGCTTCTCGTTCCTCGCACGGATAGCCTCGGTCGGCAAAGACCTCCCGGCTGGTGTTGGCCGGGTCCATGACCGCCTCAAAGTGCTGGCTGTCGTGGGTGCTGGTGGTGTCGGTGACGATCTTGCGGATGAATTTGTACCTCTTGTCGACGTTCACCGTGAGCTTGTAGCCATAGTGGCTCTTGCCATGCTTCTGGCGCCGCTTGACCGGCTTCCAATCCGCGGGCATGGCGTCTTCGTTCAGCGGTTCCTTGGCGTCCTTGGTGAAGTGCTGCCGGGGCGCGGGGACCCGCGTGGCGTCGATGATCTGCCCACCCCGGGCGATGAAACCCTTCTTGAGCAGTTGCGCGCTGAGGCCATCGAAGATGGCTTTGGCGCCGGCTTCGCCGATCCGGTTCTCAAACACCCACACAGTCGTCCGGTCAGGAATGTTGGCGGCTTGGGCCAGACCACAGAAGCGCTTGTAGCTCATGCGGTCCAGCAATTGATACTCCATCTGCTCGTCAGACAGGTTGTACAGCCGCTTCAAGACCAGAATGCGCACCATGGTTTCAGCGGGGAACGGTGGCCGGCCACCTTGCAGACTCACCGAGCGCGGGGCCATGCGGTCAACTTCCAACGCCAAGGCTTCCAAGTCGATGGCGCCTTCTATCTCAACCAATGGATCGCCCAACTTGTCGATCTTCTCCCGCTGTTGGCAGTCTGCAAACAGGTCCGTCTTGATGGCGGGGCGCTTCTTCATGGCGGTCAGGTCGGCTGGAATTCAGGTGACGGCAAGTTTATTCCGGCAAAGGGCTGATCAAGGTTTTTCGAGGTGCCCTGGGGAATGAGCGTAAGGACGACATCCAGGCCTGCCGCCTGATCGCTTTGACCTCCGACGATGACCGCGCTGAGCCCCTTGGGCTCGGGTGATGCATACGATTGCCCTGCTTAGGCCAGCATCGTTCAACGCGCCTCCATCCTATTCGCGTTATCATGATCGATATCCATCCAAACATCCTCCGAGAGATGGCGCATGAGCGACTATCTCATCAGTGTTTCGGCACAGAGCCAATATCAACCCGACCAATCCGCGCCTGAAGAACAGCGTTATGTCTTTGCCTATACGATCACGATCGAGAATCGCGGCACCAAGGCGGCGCGGCTGATCGACCGGCATTGGATCATCACCGATGCCAACGGTCAGGTGCAGGAGGTCCACAGTCAAGGGGTGGTCGGCAAACAGCCCTATCTCCAACCCGGCGAATCATTCAGATATGCCAGCGGGGCGATCTTGGCAACGCCATTCGGCAGTATACATGGCTATTACGGAATGCTCGGGGATGATGGCACCCGTTTTGAAGCCATGATCTCAGCCTTTTCCCTGACTTCTAGACCGCTGCATTGAACCGTCTATGGCCATCTATGCCATCGGCGACGTCCAGGGGTGCGATGCCGAGCTTTGTCGTCTGCTTGAGCACATTGCCTTCGATCCGACACAGGATCGTCTGTGGTTTACGGGCGATCTGGTGAATCGCGGCCCGGACTCATTGGCGGTATTGCGGCGAGTGCGCGCCTTGGGCGACAGGGCCGTGGTGGTGCTCGGCAATCATGACCTGCATCTGTTGGCCGTGGCTGCCGGCAATCTCAAACATGCCGACTCCAGTCTCCAGCCGATCCTGCGCGCGCCGGATTGCGACGACCTACTCGCCTGGCTGCGTCACCGCCCCCTACTCCATCACGATCCAGATCGCAATATAACCCTGGTCCATGCGGGACTGCCGCCGCAGTGGGACCTGGCCCAGGCCCAAGCATGCGCCCAAGAGCTAGAGGCGGTCTTACACAGCGACGGCTATCCCGATTTTTTGCGCGCCATGTATAGCAATGAACCAGCGCGCTGGTCGCCAGGATTAAAGGGTCTCGATCGGTTGCGCTTCATCGCCAATAGCTTGACCCGATTGCGTTTTTGTACGGCGGACGGGGGTTTGGCGCTCAAGGAAAAAGGACCCCTCGGTAGCCAGCCGCCTGGCGTTCTGCCCTGGTTTGCCGTTCCAGGCCGACGCAGCCAGGCCCTGCGCATCGTCTTCGGACACTGGTCGACGCTCGGCTATTGGAGCGGGGCGAACGTCTGGGCCATCGATAGCGGCTGTGTCTGGGGCGGAGCGCTCACGGCGCTTCGCCTTGACTGTTGGCCACCCTGCCCGCTCCACATCCAGTGCCCAGGCTATGCCCGCCCCGGCGCAGACTGACGCCTACAGGGGGGGATGAGGCTGCCCCGCATCGATCCGCACTAGCTCTACAAAGGTCATGGCGTAACGGTTATAGGCATCAGCAGGGTGTTCTGAGCGTCTAACCTCGCGCCATTGCGCTGGGTCCCAGGGCGGAAAATAGACATCGCCTTCGACTCGCGTATGGACAAGCGTGAGATACAGCGCCTGGGCTAAGGGTAGGGTTTGAGCATAGATCATCGCCCCGCCGATGACCATGAGCTCAGGTGCAGCGGTAGCGGCGATCGCCTCGGCGATCGAGCCAAAGACCTCAGCGCCTGGGACGCGATAACTCGGATCGCGCGAGATGATCAGATGGCGGCGGCACGGCAATAGACCCGGCAGGGATTCCCAGGTGCGCCGCCCCATCAGGATAGGTTTGTCGAGGGTTAGCGATCTGAAATGAGCCAAATCCGCGGGCAGATGCCAAGGCAAGGTATTGGCGCGTCCGATTGCTCCCGCTTCGTCTAGCGCAGCGATCAAGGCGATGCGGGGCATGGATGGCGACATGGGTGCGCCTCAACAGGCTGAGACCAGGGCACCCGCCCGTGTCCCTGGCAGCGATGCTGGTGCCGACCAGAGGCGTTCGAGGTTGTAGAAATCGCGCACCTTGGGGAGCATGACATGGACGACCACGCCATTGAGATCGACCAGGGCCCATTCGCCTTCTGCCAGCCCCTCGGTGCCAAGCGGTGGCTCACCGGCGTCTTTGGCCCGAAAGGCGATGGTCTCGGCGATGGCCTTGACATGGCGATCGGAGGTGCCCGAGGCGATGATCATATAATCGGTGACGACGGTCTTGCCGCGCACGTCGATGACCTGCACATCGCGCGCCTTCATCGTATCCAGGGCCTCTAAAACAAGTTCTCTCAATTGTTCCAGTTGCATATCTCTCTCGTTAGGATGATCTGGCACCTTCATGGAAGGTAGAGCCGTTCATTGTTGATATAACCAAGTACGGTATCAGGCAGCAGGTAGCGCGGGCTTAAACCTGCGGCGATCAGGGCGCGGATCTGGGTGGATGAGATCGCAAGGGGGGTCATGGCGTACAACAGGATCGATCCACTAGGATGCAGCGCCAATTCTCGTGAATCTTGACAAGCCCGCTCGCGATATAGATCCGCTAAGGCGGTATCGGTCAACGGCGGGTATCCCGGACGATGCATGACCACGAGGTGGGCAAGCCGAAGGATCTCGAGCGGGCGGTACCAACTCAAAAACCCCGCATAGGCATCAGACCCGAGCAGCAGGCAGAGGGGGCGGGATCCGCCTATCTCAGCCCGCAATGAAGCCAGGGTGTCATAGGTATAGGATGGACCTGAACGTTTGAATTCGCGCAGGTCGAGTATAAAGCGCGGCTCGCCGGCCAATGCAGCCTCCAACATAGCCGCCCGTTGCCTGGGAGAGGCAACGGGCGGCGGACGATGGACTGCTGTCTTGAGCGGGATAAACCGGATCTGATCGAGCCGCAATTGCTCAAGACATTCGAGCGCGGCCCTGAGATGCCCATGATGGATGGGATCGAAGGTGCCGCCAAAGATGCCGATCATCGGTTTGCATCAGGGCCCGCTAGGCGGGCGTCTGAGGCTATACCCATTCACCGATGCGATTTCATCAAGAGCTTAAAGATCTTGAAGTTGATGATCCAGAACCGGATGAATTGCCAGACCAGGAATTGACGCATGAAGCGTGTCGAAGCGGTTGGGATCGGCGGATAATAGGCCTGCTGATAGGGTTCTCGATTCTTAACCATGATCGTTGTCATTCCTGATTGCATCTGATCTCACAAGCCGCGCTGTCTCAATCGGGGAGAATCGACCAACCTGGCTGCAGCTTGGCCTGATAGATAAAGACATGATGCAAAAGATATTTCATCCAGTGTCCAGCCAGTCCGATCTCGCCAAAGGTTAGATCCATGTCCCGCCCATATTCGGGATAGGTCTCATAGTCGGGCACGACAGGAAAGACCGTTATGGTCGCGGCACTACCCTTGAACATATCCATACCGGTCGAGGCCACGCAGGCGGCACCCATCTCGGCCATGGAGGCCGTATGTTTCAATTCCCGCGCACCGTTGAGTAGATCGCGGATGTTTTTTGCCACCGCCTTACCGATGGTCGCCGAGGGCATCCCCGTGCGCGGCGGGGTCGGGCTGATCTGGGTGCCATTCGGACTCTTCATCACCTTACTGATCGGGTGCGGCGGGGCGAAGGCAATGCCGATGGCATAGATATTCGGATACAAGGGGTTATGATAGGTCCGCGGCCAATCGGCCTTGTCCCATTCCTCATACGGTTTGGGAGTGTAATCGGCATCGACCTTCATAAAGCCATTGGGCGCAAAGAGTTTGTCGGTGATGTCGGTGCCGGCTTTATCATAAGCCTTGAGGCCCACACCGGCAAAGGGCGGGATCAGCATCGAAAAATCAAACTCAAGCTCATGGAAACTGCCGTCGAGCAGTTCGTAATGGATCTTGCCCGGTTCGACCTTGGTCACTGCCGCTCGGGTAATCCAATCGATACCACGTTCGGCCATCAATGACTCGGCAAAGGTCTTGCCATTGATCACATAGCCATTGCGGGTGATATGCACCCCGCCCATGCCGAAATCGCCGAGCTCGTACTCATTGCTGATCCAAATCAGACGCCCGCGCTCACGCACCCCAGCCTTACGCAAGGCGTGATCGACGTTATAGATATATTCGAACGCCGCTCCCTGGCAAGTGCACATACCATGCCCGGTACCGATGACGAAGGTCTTGGTGGCACCCTGTTTCATCGCCTGGATGCAGTCTTGCAGGTGGGCATTGGCCTGAAGGGCATGCTCGACCGTGCAGACCGAATGCGTATGACCTTTCTCCGGGCCTAGACCAGGGGTGGCATCGAAATTGAGCTTGGGGCCGGTGGCATTGATCAGAAAGTCATATTCGATCTCGGCCCGTTCGCCTTCGCGTCTAGGGAGGGTATATTCGATGGTCACAAAGGGTTTTTCATGACCTTCACCGCCTTCGGGATGGATCGAAAGCGCCCGCGCCTGATAGAAACTGACATTGGCCTTTTGATAGATCGGCGCAAGCTCAAAGTTCACCTCTGATTCACCCATTTGACCGACTCCCACCCAGATATTGGAAGGTATCCAATTCCATTTGGCTTTGGGCGAGACTACGACGACCTCATGTTTTTTACCGACCCATTTACCCAGATAACGGGCGGCTGTATGACCTGAGATACCTGCACCTAAGATCACGATACGTGCCATATTGAAGACTCCTCAATCTATTTGGTGATAATCGCCTCGGCCTGGGGTCCGTGCAGCCAGTATTATTCCGAGGATTTTCGCTTGATATTGGGCAAATAAGCAGATCCTGTGGGCTTATACCCGGACGTCGCCATTGCCCAAGACGATGAACTTCTGCGAGGTCAGGCCCTCGAGGCCCACCGGCCCGCGGGCATGCAACTTATCGGTGCTGATCCCGATCTCGGCACCCAGGCCGTATTCAAAACCATCGGCGAAACGGGTCGAGGCATTGACCATCACCGAGCTCGAATCCACCTCGCGCAAGAAACGGCGGGCACGCCCATAGTCTTCGGTCACGATGGCATCGGTATGGGCCGAACCGTGTCGGGCGATATGCTCGATCGCTGCGTCCAGGCCATCGACCACGCGGATCGAGAGGATGGGCGCTAGATACTCGGTATCCCAATCGGCGTCGGTGGCCGGGATGATCTCAGGCAAGATAGCGCGGGTACGCGGGCAGCCGCGCAACTCTACCCCCTTCTCGCGATAGGCCGCGGCTAGACGCGGCAGGATGGCCTGGGCAACGGCGACATCGACCAGGAGTGTCTCCATGGTGTTACAGGTGCCATAACGCTGGGTCTTGGCATTTAGGGCAATCGCGAATGCCTTTTCGAGATCGGCATATTCATCGATATAGACGTGACAGATCCCATCGAGGTGCTTGAGCACCGGCACCCGCGCCTCGCGACTGATCCGCTCGATCAGACCCTTACCGCCGCGCGGGATGATGAGGTCGATCCATTCAGGCATGGCGACCATGATGCCTACCGCCGCCCGATCCGTGGTGGCGACCGTCTGCACACCGTCTTCGGGGAGCTTGGCGCTCATCAGCCCCGCCTGGATGCAGCGGGCGATGGCCTGATTCGAGGCGAACGACTCAGAGCCGCCGCGCAGGATGACAGCATTGCCCGACTTGATACACAAGGCCGCAGCGTCAGCGGTCACATTGGGACGCGATTCATAGATGATTCCGATCACCCCGAGCGGCACGCGCATGCGCCCGACCTGGATGCCGCTGGGCCGGTAATTGAGATCGGTGATGGCGCCCACCGGATCGGGCAGGGCCGCGACCTGTTGCACCCCTTCGATCATGGCATCGATACGCACCTGGGTGAGCTCGAGGCGGTCCAGCAAGGCAGCATCCAGGCCCTGAGCAGAACCGGCTGCGAGATCGCGCTGATTGGCCTCAATGATAGCGGCACGCTGCTGGTCGAGCCGCCCGGCGATCGCATGTAGGGCATGGTTTTTGGCCGCAGTGCCGGCGCGGGCCAGCTCACGGGCCGCCGCCCGGGCGCGGCGCCCCAGCTCTTGCATATAGGCAGAGATATCCTGGATCGGAGAATCGATCATGTACGCATCAACCCGTCACGGTTACCAGCCATACCGAAAATCATGCCATGAATCAACGCCTCTTTGACAGACCGACAGACCAGGGGCTCCTAGGTCAGCGCGACTCAAACTCCAGGGCAATAGAGTTGATACAATATCTTAAACCCGTGGGCTGGGGGCCATCGGGAAAGACATGACCCAGGTGGGCGCCGTAGGCGCTGCATTGCACCTCAAGGCGATGCATCCCATAACTGAAATCATCCCGTCCCACCAGCGCCTCAGGCGCAATGGGTTCCCAAAAGCTGGGCCAGCCAGTTCCGGAATCGAACTTGGCCGTTGAGGCAAACAGGGGTGCCCCGCAGCAGCCACAGCGGTAGATGCCTTGCCCCTTGAAATCATGGTACTGTCCGCTGAAAGGCGGCTCGGTGCCCCCCTCGCGACAGATGCGATACCGTTGGGGAGATAATTCGGCGCGCCATTGCGCCTCGCTCTTGACAATACGGTGTGTCATGCCGCTTGCCCTCGATCGACCTTGAACCCTAATGATTCTAGGAGGTAGCACCTTGAACCCTAATGATTCTAGGAGGTAGCCGTGGCCACCAAAGCCTGGTTTCTTGAAGGATATATCGGCGATTCCAAGGTCATGCGCCGCATCCGGCTCGATAACTTCCCATTTCGCGTGGGTCGGCAGGAGGGATTTCCGTTCCGCCTCGATATGGGGGGCGTGTCGCGCAATCATGCCGAGTTTATCGAGTCGGGCGACGACGGTCTGATCCTGCGCGACCTCGGCTCGACCAATGGCACCTATGTCAACCGCCAGCGTCTGACCGAACCCGCCGTGGTGCACGAAGGGGACATCATCCATTTCGCCGACCAGGAGTTCCGTCTGATGGCACTCGCCATCCAGACCGCCTCGGATCTCGATCGTACCCAGATCGGCATCGATAACCTGCCTAAGAAGCTGCCGCAAGGCGCACGCGAATTCCAGCAGATGTTGATCAGCGGTGCGGTCGGGGTCGCCTTCCAACCGATCGTTGAGGCCGATGGCCGCATCTTTGCCTTTGAGCTGCTCGGACGCGGCGCCTTTCCTGGGTTGCCGAGCGCCCCCTATCCGCTGTTTCAGATCGCAGAAAGCCTGGAGCTCGAGGTCCCGTTCAGCGACCTGCTGCGCCGGCGGGCGGTTGAGCTTGCCGCTAGCCTCGACCCGACGGGGCGTTTTTTCTTTAACATCCATCCGCGCGAGGTCGAGCAGACGGATCGTTTGCTGGCGAACCTCACCGAGCTGCGCCAGCGCTTTCCCACCCCGCGCCTGGTGCTCGAGATCCACGAGGGTGCGATCACCAAGGGACCGACGATCCACCGCATCCGCGACCATCTCAACCAGTTGGATATAGGTCTGGCCTATGATGACTTCGGGGCTGGCCAGGCACGCCTGCTGGAGCTGACCGAGGTTCCGCCCGACTACGTGAAATTCGATATGGCCCTGATCCAGGGCATCGATCACGCCCCTGAGACCAAACGCCACATGCTCAAGCTGTTGCAAGACCTACTCAACGATCTGGGGGTCCAATCCCTGGCCGAAGGGGTCGAGACCCCAGAGGAGTTCGAGATCCTGCGTGCCCTAGGTATCTCCCTCTTCCAAGGCTATCTCTTTGGCAAACCCAGCAATACCCTTGCCATTAAATAAACCCCCTCGTGATGCTCTGTGTCTCCGACAGAGCGGGACCCGTTGTCCGGCAGGTCCCGCAGGGGATGGATGAGACCCGTACTACTTGAGCTCGTCGGTTTCGAGTTGCTGCATAAGGCTAAAGTTCTTGATAAAAGGACCGGCCATGCGCGGGTCCTTGAGGATCGCTTTGTAATCCCCGGCCTTGAACTTGAGCTTACCGGTAGCAAATGCCGTCCCCATGCCCATCATGCTGATCCCATCCGCAACCCACTTGAGCCAGTCCTTGAGATCGGCGCGCATGTCCCAATTGGGGGCTGGGTCGCTCTCGGACCAGGCGCCGGCGCGTACGCACTGGCCATTCTCGACGACGAAGGTTGCGCGCGGATGTTCCTCATCCTTAAAGCCGTAGCAGATGACCGAGTTGAAGCCGATCTCGGCGAGCTTACCGCTGACCTCGGGCTCATTGTTCCAGGCATCCTTGTATTGTTTCATCCATTCCTCGGAAAACAGTGCAGCCATGATGGTTCCTCCAGGGTGATGTCGCAGAGTGAAGGGGATTGCGCGGTGCCTCATACACCTGCGCAGCGATCGATTTTAACAGATCCCTTACGCCCAGGGTCTAAGGAAACAAAGACATGAATGACAGAACCGCCCGCATACTAGAGGCTGCGGATTCGCCCCTGGTCCCGTGCGTTCAGCATGGCGCAGAGGGGTTACAATAGCCATCTCTCAGTCATCGAGATCCCTGGAAACATGAGTGAAGCGAGCCCCAATGTCGATCCCGCCGAGGTGCGCAAATTCGACGCCCTGGCCATGCGCTGGTGGGACCCAGATAGCGAGTTCAAGACCTTGCATGACATCAACCCGCTGCGTCTGGACTATATCCAACGCGGCGCCGGGGGGCTGACAGGCAAACGGGTGCTCGATGTCGGTTGCGGCGGCGGGATACTCGCCGAGGGACTGGCCCAGCGGGGGGCGCAGGTCGTGGGGATCGACCTCGGCGAGATGCCCCTGCGCATCGCTGAACTCCATCGCCTCGAAAGCGGCGTCGAGGTCGAATACCGGCGCATCGCGGTGGAGGCATTGGCCGCCGAGCAGCCGGCATCCTTCGATGTGGTCACCTGTATGGAACTCCTCGAACACGTCCCCGATCCGGCCTCGGTGATCGCGGCCTGTGCCCGCTTGGTGCGACCAGGCGGCAAAGTATTCCTTTCGACCCTCAATCGCACCTTCAAGGCCTATCTCTTGGCGATCCTGGGGGCCGAGTATCTCCTCGGGATGCTGCCGCGCGGGACCCATGACTATGCGCGTTTCATCCGCCCCGCCGAGCTTGCGGCCTGGGCGCGACAGGCCGGTCTGTTGCTCACCGCTATGACGGGCCTGGTCTATAACCCCCTGACTCGCACCTATCGGCTGGCGGCAGGTCAGCTGGACGTGAACTATCTAGCAACCTGCGTGCGCCCGTGATGATCTATCCGACGGACTCTGGGCCCTTGATCCTCTTCGACCTGGATGGGACCTTTGCCGATACCGCCCCCGACATGGCAGCGGCCTTGAACCTTTTGCGGCAATGGCATGGTCATGGCCCCCTCTCCTTGGCGCGCATTCGCCCCTATGCCTCGCATGGGGCGCCGGGGATGCTCAAGATCGGCTTCGGCGTGACTCCCGAGGACCCGGTCTTTGAACCCCTGCGTCAGGAATATCTGCGGATCTATGAGACCATGCTAGTCGAGGACAGCGCGCCCTTTCCCGGCATGCCCGAGCTAGTGGAGATATTTGAGGCACGTGGCCTGCCCTGGGGGATCGTGACCAACAAATCGAGCGCTCTGGCAAGACCCCTGTTGGAGAAACTCGGTTTTCTGGAACGCACCCATTGCTTGGTCTGCGGTGATACGACGCCGCGCCCCAAGCCACATCCCGATCCGCTGCTCTATGCCTGCGATCTTCTTGGGGTCGCGCCAGGGAACAGTTGGTATGTCGGTGATACCGAACGCGATATCCAGGCGGGTCTAGCCGCAGGGATGCGGACGCTGGCTGCCCTGTTCGGCTATCTCGGACCAGACGAGGATCCGCGCCGCTGGGGGGCGCATGGCTTGATCCGGCACCCACTCGAGGTGCTCGACTGGCTGGCCGAGACATCCCCGAACCCTTAACCATCGGCGAGAGTTTCTCATGTTTAACAGTCTCTCTCCCCAGTCCCTTCAAGACCGCGTCATCCTGGTCACCGGCGCCCTGGAAGGCCTGGGGCGCGCCGTCACCTTGGCCTGTGCCGCTGAGGGTGCGAGCGTGATCCTGTCCTCTTTCCAGGAAAAGGACCTCGA
It encodes the following:
- a CDS encoding HAD family hydrolase, translated to MIYPTDSGPLILFDLDGTFADTAPDMAAALNLLRQWHGHGPLSLARIRPYASHGAPGMLKIGFGVTPEDPVFEPLRQEYLRIYETMLVEDSAPFPGMPELVEIFEARGLPWGIVTNKSSALARPLLEKLGFLERTHCLVCGDTTPRPKPHPDPLLYACDLLGVAPGNSWYVGDTERDIQAGLAAGMRTLAALFGYLGPDEDPRRWGAHGLIRHPLEVLDWLAETSPNP